The Tamandua tetradactyla isolate mTamTet1 chromosome 8, mTamTet1.pri, whole genome shotgun sequence genome includes a window with the following:
- the OR10A4 gene encoding olfactory receptor 10A4 encodes MMWGNWTTVHEFVLVSFSELSSELQALLFFLFLTIYLVTLTGNVLIILVTTADSALQSPMYYFLRNLSFLEIGFNLVIVPKMLGTLIMHDTTISFLGCATQMYFFFFFGAAECCLLATMAYDRYVAICNPLRYPLIMGRRACAQLAAASWFSGIPVATVQTTWIFSFSFCGPNRVNHFFCDSPPVIALVCADTSLFELEALTATVLFILFPFLLILGSYVRILSTIFRMPSTEGKHKAFSTCSSHLLVVSLFYSTAILMYFRPRSSTSPENKKMLSLSYTVVTPMLNPIIYSLRNNEVKAALRRVVHRTLGPKKL; translated from the coding sequence ATGATGTGGGGAAACTGGACAACTGTCCATGAATTTGTTCTTGTGAGCTTCTCAGAGCTGTCCTCCGAGCTACAGGCCCTactgttcttccttttcttgaCCATTTACCTGGTTACGCTAACGGGCAATGTCCTCATCATCCTGGTCACCACAGCTGACTCTGCCCTTCAAAGTCCTATGTACTACTTCCTCAGAAACTTGTCCTTTCTGGAGATAGGTTTCAACTTGGTCATTGTGCCCAAGATGCTGGGGACCCTGATCATGCATGACACAACCATCTCTTTCCTTGGCTGTGCTACTCagatgtatttcttcttcttctttggaGCTGCTGAGTGCTGCCTCCTGGCCACCATGGCATATGACCGCTATGTTGCCATCTGTAACCCTTTGCGCTACCCACTCATCATGGGCCGCAGAGCCTGTGCCCAACTGGCAGCTGCCTCCTGGTTCTCAGGGATTCCAGTTGCCACTGTGCAAACCACATGGATTTTCAGCTTCTCATTTTGTGGTCCCAACAGGGTGAACCATTTCTTCTGTGACAGTCCCCCTGTCATTGCATTGGTCTGTGCCGATACCTCTCTGTTTGAACTGGAGGCTCTGACAGCTACAGTCCTATTCATCCTCTTCCCTTTCTTGCTGATTCTGGGGTCCTATGTCCGCATCCTCTCCACTATCTTTAGGATGCCTTCAACCGAAGGCAAACACAAGGCCTTCTCCACATGTTCCTCCCACCTCCTGGTTGTCTCCCTCTTCTACAGCACTGCCATCCTCATGTACTTCCGGCCCCGTTCCAGCACCTCTCCTGAAAACAAGAAGATGCTGTCACTCTCCTACACAGTGGTGACACCCATGTTGAACCCTATCATCTACAGCTTAAGGAATAATGAGGTAAAGGCTGCACTGAGGAGGGTTGTACATAGGACCCTGGGACCTAAAAAACTATAG